A region of Triplophysa rosa linkage group LG16, Trosa_1v2, whole genome shotgun sequence DNA encodes the following proteins:
- the si:dkeyp-113d7.1 gene encoding zinc finger protein 583, with product MAELETECITLGLNSLVSECGSPPLDTLQAECATPTLTMLSSECSTPTLSSLASDIVEPMAMLPFVKSEPDLDPICTVDLSVIQPLSTAELGSEQIKMEISGLDYIKSEHHDLHSFHGTELDSYKSHYEPSLVFDYITHVSDSLEYIKSEQHSDLQSYYATELGAIKTEYEPILMSSHIKTEMNGLESIHMAELRTELNKLRPDTVMDGMGKLDSDFPSGNLYELTPVAHNHTSTKGHAPTPRKPRNLTGEKPFSCTQCSKNFSTLGNLKTHQRIHTGERPYTCSQCGKSFGQAGNLKRHQLIHTGQKPYTCAHCPKGFTKADDLRSHQRLHTGEKPFACAECGKSFGQTKELKAHQLSHTGERPYCCSLCGKSFTKETSYRHHQQIHTGEKPFTCSQCGKSFSNPGVLKTHEKIHSGERPFGCTQCGKSFGRLGHLKAHQQIHTGERPFTCQQCGKNFSQSGHLRAHEQIHKREKPDLSSGSSLSNDSS from the coding sequence ATGGCAGAGCTGGAGACAGAATGCATCACTTTAGGACTAAATAGCCTAGTGTCGGAATGCGGCTCTCCGCCCCTCGACACGTTGCAAGCGGAGTGTGCCACGCCCACGCTGACCATGCTGTCGTCAGAATGTAGCACTCCCACCCTCAGCTCGCTGGCCTCCGATATAGTGGAGCCCATGGCCATGCTGCCGTTCGTGAAAAGCGAGCCCGACCTCGACCCCATCTGCACGGTGGACCTGTCCGTCATCCAGCCGCTGAGCACGGCCGAGCTGGGCTCCGAGCAGATCAAGATGGAGATCAGCGGCCTGGACTACATCAAGTCCGAGCACCACGACCTCCATTCCTTCCACGGTACGGAGCTGGACTCCTACAAGTCACACTACGAACCCAGTCTGGTGTTCGACTACATCACCCACGTCTCCGACAGCCTGGAGTACATCAAGTCGGAGCAGCACTCGGACCTGCAGAGCTACTACGCCACGGAGCTCGGCGCCATCAAAACCGAGTACGAACCCATCCTCATGTCCAGCCACATCAAGACGGAGATGAACGGTCTGGAATCCATCCACATGGCGGAGTTGCGAACCGAGCTGAACAAACTCCGACCCGACACCGTCATGGACGGCATGGGCAAACTAGACTCGGACTTTCCCTCGGGAAATCTTTACGAACTGACGCCCGTCGCGCACAACCACACCAGCACAAAAGGCCACGCGCCGACTCCACGCAAACCTCGCAACCTCACGGGCGAGAAGCCGTTCTCCTGCACTCAGTGCAGCAAGAACTTCAGTACTTTGGGCAACCTGAAGACTCACCAGCGCATCCACACGGGCGAGAGACCGTACACCTGCTCCCAGTGCGGTAAGAGCTTCGGTCAGGCCGGCAACTTGAAGCGGCACCAGCTGATCCACACGGGCCAAAAGCCTTACACCTGCGCGCACTGCCCCAAGGGTTTCACCAAAGCGGACGACCTCCGCTCGCACCAGCGGCTGCACACGGGCGAGAAGCCATTCGCTTGCGCCGAGTGCGGCAAAAGCTTCGGTCAGACCAAGGAACTCAAAGCCCACCAGCTGAGCCACACGGGAGAGCGGCCGTACTGTTGCTCGCTCTGCGGTAAGAGCTTTACGAAAGAGACCAGTTACCGCCATCACCAGCAAATACACACAGGCGAGAAGCCCTTTACCTGCTCGCAGTGTGGCAAATCGTTCAGCAATCCAGGGGTCCTCAAAACGCACGAGAAGATCCATTCCGGTGAGCGGCCGTTCGGCTGCACCCAGTGCGGCAAAAGCTTCGGCCGCCTGGGACACCTTAAAGCGCACCAGCAGATTCACACGGGCGAACGGCCGTTTACCTGCCAGCAGTGTGGCAAGAATTTCAGCCAGTCAGGTCACCTCAGAGCACACGAGCAAATTCACAAACGGGAAAAACCCGATCTCAGCAGCGGCAGCAGTCTTAGCAACGACAGCAGCTAA